In Sulfitobacter sp. M39, the following proteins share a genomic window:
- a CDS encoding NAD-dependent succinate-semialdehyde dehydrogenase, which produces MSKITTINPATEEEIQSYDLMSEAEAIQRVEACHDAHLEWRKLSHKERAPYLTKIAAKLRENADELAALMTRETGKLLKDGKTEVEICAAIFEYTAKNGPDVLADEERTHGADGKRGVVTYQPIGVIYSIQPWNFPLYQPTRVLAANLMTGNGCVLKHASICTGSGLRLRELCIEAGLPEDLFQVILIDHDTSDKLIEHPKVRGVTMTGSDGAGRHIGSVAAKSLKKTVLELGSNDAYLVLEDADIETAVKFSVMGRLYNNGETCVSAKRFIVADKVHDAFVDAFVTEMKKINMGDPTDENVQLGPLSSQDQFETVRDQVKESVDKGAKVLCGGEVPDRTGAYYPATVLSDLKPGMPAFDDEIFGPVASIIRAKDDEDAMRLANDSRYGLGGGIFSKDEDRALKLAKEHFDTGMIRINSFGAADPNMPFGGVKDSGYGREHGGFGMKEFANAKAIFLP; this is translated from the coding sequence ATGTCCAAGATCACGACAATCAATCCCGCCACCGAAGAAGAGATCCAGTCCTACGATCTGATGAGCGAAGCAGAGGCTATTCAGCGGGTCGAAGCCTGTCATGACGCGCATCTGGAATGGCGCAAGCTGTCGCACAAGGAACGCGCCCCCTATCTGACCAAGATCGCCGCCAAGCTGCGCGAGAATGCGGATGAACTGGCCGCTCTCATGACGCGCGAAACGGGTAAGCTGCTGAAAGACGGCAAGACCGAGGTAGAGATTTGCGCGGCCATCTTTGAATATACCGCCAAGAACGGCCCCGACGTGCTTGCGGATGAAGAACGCACCCACGGTGCCGACGGCAAGCGCGGGGTCGTGACCTATCAGCCCATCGGCGTCATCTATTCGATCCAGCCGTGGAACTTCCCACTGTACCAACCCACCCGCGTGCTTGCGGCGAACCTGATGACCGGCAACGGTTGTGTTCTGAAACACGCGAGTATCTGCACCGGATCGGGTCTGCGACTGCGCGAACTTTGTATCGAGGCAGGGCTACCCGAAGACCTGTTCCAAGTGATCCTGATCGATCATGACACCAGCGACAAGCTGATCGAACACCCCAAGGTGCGTGGCGTAACAATGACGGGCAGCGATGGCGCGGGCCGTCATATCGGGTCGGTCGCCGCGAAGTCGCTGAAAAAGACCGTGCTCGAACTTGGGTCCAACGACGCCTATCTGGTGCTTGAGGATGCTGACATTGAGACAGCGGTCAAATTCTCGGTTATGGGTCGGCTCTATAACAACGGGGAAACCTGTGTATCGGCGAAACGCTTTATTGTCGCCGATAAGGTGCATGACGCCTTTGTTGATGCCTTCGTCACCGAGATGAAAAAGATCAATATGGGTGATCCGACCGACGAAAATGTCCAGCTGGGCCCATTGTCCAGCCAAGACCAGTTCGAGACCGTGCGCGATCAGGTGAAGGAAAGCGTCGATAAAGGGGCCAAGGTGCTCTGCGGTGGCGAGGTGCCTGACCGTACGGGGGCCTATTATCCCGCGACGGTATTGTCTGACCTCAAGCCCGGTATGCCGGCGTTTGACGATGAAATCTTCGGGCCCGTCGCATCGATCATCCGCGCGAAGGATGACGAAGACGCGATGCGTCTGGCGAATGACAGCCGCTATGGTCTGGGCGGCGGGATATTCTCGAAGGACGAGGACCGCGCGTTGAAGCTCGCGAAAGAGCATTTTGACACAGGGATGATCCGCATCAACTCCTTCGGGGCTGCCGATCCGAATATGCCCTTCGGCGGAGTGAAAGATTCCGGCTATGGGCGTGAGCACGGCGGATTCGGTATGAAGGAATTCGCCAACGCCAAGGCGATTTTCCTGCCCTAA